Genomic window (Hyalangium minutum):
TCCCTCGCGGGACGATGGACACCTTCTGCACCACCCCCACGCTGGACAGGGCCATGCCCACCAGCGCGTGACCCAGCTCGTGGTACGCCACACGCTCCCGCTCCTGCGCGCTGAGCACCCGGTGGCGCTTCTGAAGCCCGGCCACCGCGCGCTCCACCGCCTCCTCCAGATCCGCGCGCGTGACCGTGTTCTGGCCGTGCCGGGATGCCCTCAGCGCCGCCTCGTTGATGACGTTGGCCAGGTCCGCCCCCACCATGCCCACCGTCATGCCCGCCAGCCGCTCCAGATCGCCAGCATCCTCCAGGGGCACCGAGCGCGCGTGCAGCTTCAAGATGTCCAGCCGCCCACTCCTGTCCGGCCGATCCACGAGGACCTGCCGGTCGAAGCGGCCCGCCCGCAACAGCGCTGGGTCCAGGATCTCCGGCCGGTTGGTGGCCGCCATGAGGATGACGCCGATGCGTGGGTCGAAGCCGTCCATCTCCACCAAGAGCTGGTTGAGCGTCTGCTCCCGCTCCTCATGGCCCATGGGCCCGGCGTTGCGCGCACGGCCCAGCGCGTCCAGCTCGTCGATGAAGATGATGCAGGGCGCCTGCGCCCGGGCTTGCTGGAACAAGTCCCTCACGCGCGCGGCGCCCACGCCCACGAACATCTCCACGAACTCCGAGCCGCTGAGGCTGAAGAAGGGCACCTTCGCCTCACCGGCCACCGCACGCGCCAGCAGCGTCTTGCCCGTGCCCGGAGGCCCCACCAGGAGCACCCCCTTGGGGAGCTTCCCACCCAGGCGCCGGAACTGCTCTGGCGTTTGGAGGAAGGAGACGACCTCGGCCAGGTCCTCCTTCGCCTCGTCCACCCCGGCCACGTCCGCGAAGCCCACCGTGACGTCATGCTCCGCGTAGATCTTCGCTCGGCTGCGTCCCGCGGACAGGTAGCCCTCCGCTGCCCCGCCCACGCCACTGACGCGCGTCAGGAGCAGGTAGGCAATGCCGCCCACCATCAGCACGCTCACAGCCAGCGTTGTCCACGGCAGCTCTGGCAACGCCCCCGAGACCTTCACCCCCTGGGCGCGCAGCTCTCTCAGCAGGTCGGGATCGTCCACGCGGAGCGCGGAGAAGCCACGGCCCGGGTCTTCGGGTCCGTCCTTGAAGCGGCCCTCCACATGCGAGGCGGAGATGCGCACGGAAGACACCCTTCCCTGCGCCACGGCTTCACGGAACTCCGAATAGGAAAACGTCGTTCCCTGCCGCCACCGTACCCACTGTTGCAAACCGATGAACGACACCAGGAGCAAGACAGGCAGGGCCCACCGCCACCACAGCGGCTTCTCTTTCTTCATACAATCATCCTTTAAGCTCAGCCCGGCCCCAATCCCCCCCCGCTGCGGCCCTGACCTCTTTTTGTTGATTCAGGTCTGCCTCACATCATGCACGGCTTATCTCTAATCCCAAACGGCGCAAGCACACTTCGTTCTCCGCCTGAAACTGCGCAAAGTTTGCGTGGGTCCCTCCCGGGAAGAGGTCGTGCTTGCCCCCTCGCCTGCTCCCCAGGTGCGCCGAGGGCCGCTGACGGGGTATCGTCCCATCAAAACCGGGGGTCTCTGCGTGTTCGAACGAATCTCCAATAGCTGGAAACTCGCCAAGGCGAGTGCTGCGGTGTTGAGCGCTGATAAGGAATTGATGCTTTTCCCTGCCTTGTCGGCCGTGATGCTGGTGCTGGTCACCGTGGCCTTTGCCCTTCCCATCTTCTTGACGGAGAACGCGGCGGGGATGCTGGAAGGCGTGGGCTCTTACGTCGTCGCCTTCCTGTTCTACCTGGTCTCCTACTTCGTCATCTTCTTCTGCAACTCGGCGCTGGTAGGCGCGGCGATGATCCGGCTGCGCGGCGGAGACCCCACGGTGGCGGACGGCTTCCGCATCGCCGGCAGCAAGGTGGGCACCATCTTCGGCTATGCGCTCATCGCGGCCACGGTGGGCATGGTGCTGCGCGCGCTGCAGGAGCGCGCGGGGTTCATCGGGAAGATCATCATTGGCCTCATCGGCATGGCGTGGAACCTGGCCACCTTCCTCGTGGTGCCCGTGCTCGTGACGGAGGACGTCAGCCCGGTGGACGCGGTGAAGCGCAGCATGGCGCTGCTCAAGAAGACGTGGGGCGAGCAGGTGATTGGCGGCTTCTCGCTCGGTGCCATCACCGGCCTGGCCACGTTCCTGCTCATCCTCGTGTTCGTGCCGATGATCATCCTGGCCGTCTCCGCTGGCTCGCCGGTCCTCATCGGGCTGGTCATCGGCGGCTTCGTTCTCTCTCTGCTGCTGCTGTCGCTGGTGAACGCGACGCTGTCGGGCATCTACACCGCGGCGCTCTACCGCTACGCCGCCGAGGGCGACGTCAGCCAGGGCTTCGAGGCCGGCATGGTGGAGGGCGCGTTCCGCCCGAAGGACTGAGGCAAACGCACTGCGGCTGCAGTGAGACGTCCGCTGAAACGCGCGGCTTTCATCGTCCTGGGGCTCGTGCTTCTCGGCCTGGTGGTGGGGCTTTTCTGGAAGGAAGCGCCCTCTGCGCCCGAGTCCGAGGCCGCACGGGCATCCTCGCAGCCGGCCTCTCGTGAGGCGGCGCTCCCGGGCCGGGCTCCCGTGGCTTCCACACCTCCTGCTCCGGGAGACCTGAGCATCCGAGGCGTGGTGCGGGACGCGCAAGGCCCCGTGGCAGGCGCGGTGGTGCTGGCCACGGGAGTGGATCCTCGCGAGACGCTCTCAGAGCTGCCCGCGGAGCAGGGCGGGCTGCGCGGGCTGTCCCCGCCCCAAGTCGTCCAGTGGTACGCCCCGGCGTCCGCGCTGTTCATGCGGCATGTGGCCGCGCGTGAGGGGGATGTGCTCGTCCTGGCTCGGACGACGTCGGCCGCGGATGGCGCGTTCCTCTTGGAAGGGCTGGGGCCAGGGACCGTCACCCTCTGGGCGGACAGCCCTCGAGGCGCCGCGGTACTGCGCCAGGTACCCTCCGGCCAGCAGCATGCGGAGTTGGTGCTGGCTGCGGGGCACCACGCCGAGGGCCTGGTGGTGGGCCACGATGAGGGCCCTCTGCAGGGCGTGCTCGTCACCGCCATCCACCTCTCCCTGGGCCGCTTCTTCGACACCGTCACGGACGCGCAGGGGATGTTCCGCTTCGAGCCCCTGCCGCCCGGGGAGTACTTCCTCGTCTTCACGAAGCCGGGGTGGCTCTCCGAGTTCTTCTCGCTCCAGGAGCTCTACAAGTTCAATGCTCGAACGACCCTGGAGCGCCCGCGAAGAATCTCTGGACGCGTCCTCCAGGGCGGTGCCCCCGCCGCGAGCGCCCACGTTCAGCTCACCGACAACGGGCATCTCTGGGAGACCCAGACGGATGCGCAGGGCCGCTTCGCCTTCGACGAACTCCGCGAGAGCTCCTATGTGCTGCAGGCGGTGAAGGAGCCGGAGAGGGCCCTGCTGACCCTGGCCTTCCGCAAGGACCCGATGGAGAGCCTCACCTTGGAGCTCTCTCCTCCGGCGTTCCTCGAGGGAACCGTGAGTGACGAGGCCGGAGCCCCCGTGGAGGGCGCCGAGGTCGAGGCCCATGGCCCTTGGAGGAACTCCGCGGGAAAGGTGGCGACGGACGTGCGGGGGCACTACCGGCTAGGCCCCCTGGCCAAGGGCACCTATGGGGTGAGTGTCCAGGCGGACTCCTATCTGGACCACTACTCCAACAAGAACCTGCCGGAGGACGGCTCCTTGCTGGACTTCACGCTGAAGAAGATCGTCCCCGTGGAGGGAATCGCCGTAGATACCGAGGGCCGGCCCCTTCCCCACCTCCCGCTCCAGCTGTGGAGGCCGGGCGCGAGGGAGGGCTCCTACATGGTGGGACACCATCGCCGCCCGAACATGCCCGTGACCAGCGCGCGGACGGATGAGCGCGGCGCCTTCAAGATCTCCGCTCCAACTCCGGGGCCGTATGAGCTCGCCACGGACAGCTCCGAGGTCCGGCTCACCTCCATGTCGGTTGTGGCGCCTGCCCAAGAGGTGCGCTTCGCCGTCAATCGCGGCCTGAGCCTGGCGGGCGTGTTGATGGACGAGGCCGGCAAGCCCGTTCAGGGCGCACAGCTCCTCTCCGTGGACGCGGCGCCTCCCTACCACGCGGGCGAGGTGGTGCTGACGGATGCAGAGGGCCGGTTCCTGCTGCCCGCGCTCTCCGAGGGCTCCTATCTCATCTATGCGTGGTACGAGGGCGACAGGACGCTGCGCGAGGTGTCCACCCGCGTGGAGCTGCGCCGGAGCCTGTCCTCACCGCTCCAGCTGCGCTTCGAGCCTGGGCACAGCTGGACGGGCTGGGTGGAGGACGACCAGGGCCGCCCGCTCGCGGGGGTCACCGTGACGCTCGACCGGGCGCAGGATCCGGCAGAGCCCGAGGTGGAGAACGCGCTCTTGGTGGCCGTGCCCGGCATCACCGTCCTCTCGGGACCGGACGGGCGCTTCACCTTTCACCACCTGACACGCGCGACCTACGGGTTCCGGTTCGAAAAGCCCGGCTACATGATCCGCCTCCCGCGGGATTCAACGGTGGTCTCCCAGAGCGACTTCAGCGACGCCCTCACCGTTCACGTGAGCGCCGGTGAGCTGCGCTTCGTCCTGGAAAGGGACGAGGACAAGGAGCCCGAGCCGTAGTCCGGGAGTCTCTCATCCTCCTGGTTTTGCTCGGGTTTCCCTATTTGTAGGGTCCTGGGGGTGAATGAATTCCAAGAGCCCGAGAAATTCGACGCAACTTCGGCGCGGCTGACACGAGAATCAGCGCAAGGAGATCTTCATGTCCACCTACCGCATCA
Coding sequences:
- the ftsH gene encoding ATP-dependent zinc metalloprotease FtsH translates to MKKEKPLWWRWALPVLLLVSFIGLQQWVRWRQGTTFSYSEFREAVAQGRVSSVRISASHVEGRFKDGPEDPGRGFSALRVDDPDLLRELRAQGVKVSGALPELPWTTLAVSVLMVGGIAYLLLTRVSGVGGAAEGYLSAGRSRAKIYAEHDVTVGFADVAGVDEAKEDLAEVVSFLQTPEQFRRLGGKLPKGVLLVGPPGTGKTLLARAVAGEAKVPFFSLSGSEFVEMFVGVGAARVRDLFQQARAQAPCIIFIDELDALGRARNAGPMGHEEREQTLNQLLVEMDGFDPRIGVILMAATNRPEILDPALLRAGRFDRQVLVDRPDRSGRLDILKLHARSVPLEDAGDLERLAGMTVGMVGADLANVINEAALRASRHGQNTVTRADLEEAVERAVAGLQKRHRVLSAQERERVAYHELGHALVGMALSSVGVVQKVSIVPRGTAALGYTLQVPTEDRFLMTRRELEDKIATLLGGRVAEELIFQEVSTGAHDDLLRATDIARSMVVSYGMTEVLGLATFDEGRGSAFLESGPSRTRGNYSEGLARRIDDEVGNILKGQHARVRELLGKREQVLRRAAHTLLQKETLSGEELTALVAAPGSSITPAPPPPNRDAA
- a CDS encoding DUF6159 family protein — translated: MLFPALSAVMLVLVTVAFALPIFLTENAAGMLEGVGSYVVAFLFYLVSYFVIFFCNSALVGAAMIRLRGGDPTVADGFRIAGSKVGTIFGYALIAATVGMVLRALQERAGFIGKIIIGLIGMAWNLATFLVVPVLVTEDVSPVDAVKRSMALLKKTWGEQVIGGFSLGAITGLATFLLILVFVPMIILAVSAGSPVLIGLVIGGFVLSLLLLSLVNATLSGIYTAALYRYAAEGDVSQGFEAGMVEGAFRPKD
- a CDS encoding MSCRAMM family protein produces the protein MRRPLKRAAFIVLGLVLLGLVVGLFWKEAPSAPESEAARASSQPASREAALPGRAPVASTPPAPGDLSIRGVVRDAQGPVAGAVVLATGVDPRETLSELPAEQGGLRGLSPPQVVQWYAPASALFMRHVAAREGDVLVLARTTSAADGAFLLEGLGPGTVTLWADSPRGAAVLRQVPSGQQHAELVLAAGHHAEGLVVGHDEGPLQGVLVTAIHLSLGRFFDTVTDAQGMFRFEPLPPGEYFLVFTKPGWLSEFFSLQELYKFNARTTLERPRRISGRVLQGGAPAASAHVQLTDNGHLWETQTDAQGRFAFDELRESSYVLQAVKEPERALLTLAFRKDPMESLTLELSPPAFLEGTVSDEAGAPVEGAEVEAHGPWRNSAGKVATDVRGHYRLGPLAKGTYGVSVQADSYLDHYSNKNLPEDGSLLDFTLKKIVPVEGIAVDTEGRPLPHLPLQLWRPGAREGSYMVGHHRRPNMPVTSARTDERGAFKISAPTPGPYELATDSSEVRLTSMSVVAPAQEVRFAVNRGLSLAGVLMDEAGKPVQGAQLLSVDAAPPYHAGEVVLTDAEGRFLLPALSEGSYLIYAWYEGDRTLREVSTRVELRRSLSSPLQLRFEPGHSWTGWVEDDQGRPLAGVTVTLDRAQDPAEPEVENALLVAVPGITVLSGPDGRFTFHHLTRATYGFRFEKPGYMIRLPRDSTVVSQSDFSDALTVHVSAGELRFVLERDEDKEPEP